The Nocardioides humi genome includes a region encoding these proteins:
- a CDS encoding WYL domain-containing protein, whose protein sequence is MAQATTDAVRKLSAAGIDVDLDALEIARPLLTAEEPAFEKCWVAVCERNAIEFDYQRPGADTPMRRRVQPWGVVRYAGRWYLVGHDADREAERVFRLSRVQGEVRLVGPPGAYDVPPETDVRAIARRMAPPTPTTTAVVLVREDTGHGLRRSAERVEVGVAGPDDRTGWDRLVLVRPTQGLADEVLSHGPDAVLVEPAEVREQVVARLAEVVR, encoded by the coding sequence ATGGCGCAGGCGACCACGGACGCCGTACGGAAGCTGAGCGCGGCGGGGATCGACGTCGACCTCGACGCGCTCGAGATCGCCCGGCCACTGCTCACCGCCGAGGAGCCCGCCTTCGAGAAGTGCTGGGTCGCGGTCTGCGAGCGCAACGCGATCGAGTTCGACTACCAGCGTCCCGGCGCCGACACCCCGATGCGGCGGCGGGTGCAGCCGTGGGGGGTCGTCCGGTACGCCGGCCGGTGGTACCTCGTCGGCCACGACGCCGACCGAGAGGCGGAGCGCGTGTTCCGGCTGTCCCGGGTGCAGGGCGAGGTGCGCCTGGTCGGCCCGCCCGGCGCGTACGACGTACCCCCGGAGACCGACGTCCGCGCGATCGCCCGCCGGATGGCGCCGCCGACCCCCACCACCACGGCGGTGGTGCTCGTCCGGGAGGACACCGGCCACGGCCTGCGGCGCTCCGCCGAGCGGGTGGAGGTCGGCGTGGCCGGACCCGACGACCGGACCGGCTGGGACCGTCTGGTCCTGGTGCGCCCGACCCAGGGCCTGGCCGACGAGGTGCTCTCCCACGGCCCCGACGCAGTGCTCGTCGAGCCGGCGGAGGTCCGCGAGCAGGTAGTCGCCCGGCTGGCGGAGGTGGTCCGGTGA
- a CDS encoding FKBP-type peptidyl-prolyl cis-trans isomerase, producing the protein MTADEPATKVLTEGDGAALKKGDVVRVEFTLADGWTHKVNFDSYAATSLSTLVKVGTEKEPQTLTDLLSLGFADQIKAGQKVGSRIAVTVGSDVAFGGYLGSQAAGLLAALDIGNEDGLLFVADIAGVAGPEGSEEAAPGWAPTIVEDAGVPASLDFSDAPKPSGKLEVATLVKGTGPEVTKGQTILASYLGQIPGGEQPFDSSYADGRGLEAVVGGKDASVVKGWSKALVGLPVGSRVLIQIPPKLGYGDEAQGEDIPANSTLYFVVDILDAADPEPKPEPEPEATPETPESEATPGANDEPSPDASTEE; encoded by the coding sequence ATGACCGCCGATGAGCCGGCGACGAAGGTCCTCACGGAGGGCGACGGCGCCGCGCTGAAGAAGGGCGACGTCGTCCGCGTGGAGTTCACCCTCGCCGACGGCTGGACCCACAAGGTCAACTTCGACAGCTACGCCGCCACCTCGCTCAGCACGCTGGTCAAGGTGGGCACCGAGAAGGAGCCGCAGACCCTCACCGACCTGCTCTCCCTCGGCTTCGCCGACCAGATCAAGGCCGGCCAGAAGGTCGGCAGCCGGATCGCGGTCACCGTCGGCAGCGACGTGGCCTTCGGCGGCTACCTCGGCAGCCAGGCCGCCGGCCTGCTCGCGGCGCTCGACATCGGCAACGAGGACGGCCTGCTGTTCGTGGCCGACATCGCCGGCGTCGCCGGCCCCGAGGGCAGCGAGGAGGCCGCCCCGGGCTGGGCGCCCACGATCGTCGAGGACGCCGGCGTCCCGGCGAGCCTGGACTTCTCCGATGCCCCCAAGCCCAGCGGCAAGCTCGAGGTCGCGACCCTGGTCAAGGGCACCGGCCCCGAGGTGACCAAGGGCCAGACGATCCTGGCGAGCTACCTCGGCCAGATCCCGGGCGGCGAGCAGCCGTTCGACTCCAGCTACGCCGACGGCCGCGGCCTGGAGGCCGTCGTCGGCGGCAAGGACGCCTCCGTCGTCAAGGGCTGGTCGAAGGCCCTCGTCGGCCTGCCCGTGGGCAGCCGGGTCCTGATCCAGATCCCGCCGAAGCTCGGGTACGGCGACGAGGCGCAGGGCGAGGACATCCCCGCGAACTCGACGCTCTACTTCGTCGTCGACATCCTCGACGCCGCCGACCCGGAGCCGAAGCCCGAGCCTGAGCCCGAGGCGACGCCCGAGACCCCCGAGTCGGAGGCGACGCCCGGTGCGAACGACGAGCCGAGCCCGGATGCCAGCACCGAAGAGTGA
- the pafA gene encoding Pup--protein ligase encodes MDRRIFGIENEYGVTCTFRGQRRLSPDEVARYLFRKVVSWGRSSNVFLRNGARLYLDVGSHPEYATPECDDVTELVTHDKAGERVLEGLLLDAEQRLHDEGIAGEIYLFKNNTDSAGNSYGCHENYLVSRAGEFSRLADVLIPFLVTRQIIVGAGKVTQTPRGTNYSVSQRAEHIWEGVSSATTRSRPIINTRDEPHADAEKYRRLHVIVGDSNMSETTTMLKVASCDLVLRMIEEGVVMRDLTMENPIRAIREISHDVTGRRKVRLANGREASALEIQGEYLAKARDFVDRRGISTPVIERALDLWERGLKAVESDDLGLVDREIDWVIKWKLIDRYRAKHGLPLSHPRVAQLDLAYHDIHRSRGLYYLLEKRGAVARVTSDLRIFEAKSVPPQNTRARLRGEFIRRAQERRRDFTVDWVHLKLNDQAQRTVLCKDPFRAYDERVQRLIDGM; translated from the coding sequence ATGGACCGTCGGATCTTCGGGATCGAGAACGAGTACGGCGTGACGTGCACGTTCCGGGGGCAGCGGCGGCTCAGCCCGGACGAGGTGGCGCGCTACCTGTTCCGGAAGGTGGTGAGCTGGGGGCGCAGCAGCAACGTGTTCCTGCGCAACGGGGCGCGGCTGTACCTCGACGTCGGCAGCCACCCGGAGTACGCCACGCCCGAGTGCGACGACGTCACGGAGCTGGTGACGCACGACAAGGCCGGCGAGCGGGTGCTGGAGGGGCTGCTCCTCGATGCCGAGCAGCGGCTCCACGACGAGGGGATCGCGGGCGAGATCTACCTGTTCAAGAACAACACCGACTCCGCCGGGAACTCCTACGGCTGCCACGAGAACTATCTCGTCAGCCGCGCTGGCGAGTTCTCGCGGCTGGCGGACGTGCTGATCCCGTTCCTGGTGACCCGGCAGATCATCGTGGGTGCCGGGAAGGTGACCCAGACCCCGCGCGGGACCAACTACTCGGTGAGCCAGCGTGCCGAGCACATCTGGGAGGGCGTCTCCAGCGCCACGACCCGGAGCCGGCCCATCATCAACACCCGCGACGAGCCGCACGCCGACGCCGAGAAGTACCGCCGCCTGCACGTGATCGTCGGCGACTCCAACATGAGCGAGACGACCACGATGCTCAAGGTCGCCTCCTGCGACCTGGTGCTGCGGATGATCGAGGAGGGCGTGGTGATGCGCGACCTCACGATGGAGAACCCGATCCGGGCGATCCGCGAGATCTCCCACGACGTCACGGGACGGCGCAAGGTGCGGCTGGCCAACGGACGCGAGGCGAGCGCGCTGGAGATCCAGGGGGAGTACCTCGCCAAGGCCCGCGACTTCGTCGACCGGCGCGGGATCTCGACGCCGGTCATCGAGCGTGCCCTGGACCTGTGGGAGCGGGGCCTGAAGGCGGTCGAGTCCGACGACCTCGGCCTGGTCGACCGCGAGATCGACTGGGTCATCAAGTGGAAGCTGATCGACCGCTACCGCGCCAAGCACGGTCTGCCGCTCAGCCACCCCCGGGTCGCCCAGCTCGACCTCGCCTACCACGACATCCACCGCAGCCGCGGTCTCTACTACCTGCTGGAGAAGCGGGGAGCGGTCGCCCGGGTCACCAGCGACCTGCGGATCTTCGAGGCCAAGTCGGTGCCGCCGCAGAACACCCGCGCCCGGCTGCGGGGCGAGTTCATCCGCCGCGCGCAGGAGCGCCGCCGCGACTTCACGGTCGACTGGGTGCACCTGAAGCTCAACGACCAGGCGCAGCGGACGGTGCTGTGCAAGGACCCGTTCCGGGCGTACGACGAGCGGGTGCAGCGCCTGATCGACGGCATGTGA
- the prcA gene encoding proteasome subunit alpha — translation MSTPFYVSPEQLMKDRADFARKGIARGRSLAAVQYADGVLLVTENPSQALHKVSELYDRLAFAAVGRYNEFENLRIAGVRLADMRGYAYDRRDVTGRGLANAYAQTLGTIFSSGGEKPYEVEIFVAEVGATAADDQIYRLTYEGRVADEHGFAVMGGDAETVSSYLKEHYTEGAPLDAALAVAVAALGHSSDGGQVQDRVIPVGDLEVAVLDRTRTQPRKFRRILPARLAELLGDRGPAETAPEVHSSETPAVEASESDGADEPPVAPPL, via the coding sequence ATGAGCACCCCGTTCTACGTCTCGCCCGAGCAGCTGATGAAGGACCGGGCGGACTTCGCCCGCAAGGGCATCGCCCGCGGCCGGTCCCTCGCCGCGGTCCAGTACGCCGACGGCGTACTGCTCGTCACCGAGAACCCCTCCCAGGCCCTGCACAAGGTCTCCGAGCTCTACGACCGCCTCGCGTTCGCCGCGGTCGGCCGCTACAACGAGTTCGAGAACCTCCGCATCGCCGGAGTCCGGCTCGCCGACATGCGCGGCTACGCCTACGACCGGCGCGACGTCACCGGCCGCGGCCTGGCCAACGCCTACGCCCAGACCCTCGGCACCATCTTCTCCTCCGGCGGCGAGAAGCCCTACGAGGTCGAGATCTTCGTCGCCGAGGTCGGCGCCACCGCCGCCGACGACCAGATCTACCGGCTCACCTACGAGGGCCGGGTCGCCGACGAGCACGGCTTCGCCGTGATGGGTGGCGACGCGGAGACCGTGTCGTCGTACCTCAAGGAGCACTACACCGAGGGCGCCCCGCTCGACGCCGCGCTGGCCGTTGCCGTGGCCGCGCTCGGGCACTCCTCCGACGGCGGGCAGGTGCAGGACCGGGTCATCCCCGTCGGCGACCTCGAGGTCGCCGTCCTCGACCGCACCCGCACCCAGCCCCGCAAGTTCCGGCGGATCCTCCCTGCCCGGCTCGCCGAGCTCCTGGGCGACCGCGGACCTGCCGAGACGGCGCCCGAGGTGCACAGCTCCGAGACGCCGGCCGTGGAGGCGTCCGAGTCCGACGGCGCCGACGAGCCTCCTGTCGCTCCGCCGCTCTGA
- the prcB gene encoding proteasome subunit beta, translating to MSDARIPGAFLRPGTSSFSDFLADNAPDLLPARRSLPAGATGAGDLAPHGTTIVAVTFPGGLVMAGDRRATMGNVIAQRDIQKVFPADEYSVVGIAGTAGLAVEMVRLFQVELEHYEKIEGSILSLDGKANRLSALIRANLGMAMQGLAVVPMFAGYDLDSGTGRIFGYDVTGGRHEEASFFTVGSGSLFARGALKKLYRDDLSSDDAVRVCLQALYDAADDDSATGGPDLTRRIFPVVWVVTADGAVQLDEAAIGALADQVVGARMDRPDGPLAPLPGGGEEAQA from the coding sequence GTGAGCGACGCGCGCATCCCGGGCGCCTTCCTGCGCCCCGGGACCTCTTCCTTCAGCGACTTCCTGGCCGACAACGCCCCCGACCTGCTGCCGGCGCGGCGCTCGCTGCCCGCCGGCGCGACCGGTGCCGGCGACCTCGCGCCCCACGGCACGACGATCGTCGCGGTGACCTTCCCCGGCGGCCTGGTGATGGCCGGCGACCGCCGCGCCACGATGGGCAACGTCATCGCCCAGCGCGACATCCAGAAGGTGTTCCCGGCCGACGAGTACTCCGTGGTCGGCATCGCCGGGACCGCCGGCCTCGCCGTGGAGATGGTGCGGCTGTTCCAGGTCGAGCTCGAGCACTACGAGAAGATCGAGGGCTCGATCCTCTCCCTCGACGGCAAGGCCAATCGGCTCTCGGCACTCATCCGCGCCAACCTCGGCATGGCGATGCAGGGCCTGGCCGTCGTACCCATGTTCGCGGGCTACGACCTCGACAGCGGCACCGGCCGGATCTTCGGGTACGACGTCACGGGCGGCCGGCACGAGGAGGCCTCCTTCTTCACCGTCGGCTCGGGCTCGCTGTTCGCGCGCGGGGCGCTGAAGAAGCTCTACCGCGACGACCTGTCCTCCGACGACGCCGTCCGGGTCTGCCTGCAGGCGCTCTACGACGCCGCCGACGACGACTCCGCCACCGGCGGCCCCGACCTGACCCGGCGGATCTTCCCTGTCGTGTGGGTCGTCACCGCCGACGGCGCCGTCCAGCTCGACGAGGCCGCCATCGGCGCGCTCGCCGACCAGGTCGTCGGCGCCCGGATGGACCGACCCGACGGACCGCTCGCGCCCCTGCCCGGCGGGGGAGAGGAGGCGCAGGCATGA
- a CDS encoding ubiquitin-like protein Pup, with amino-acid sequence MAQEQKQPRKSDETEETTEVAPETDVAERKEALDDDVDAILDEIDDVLETNAEDFVKSFIQKGGE; translated from the coding sequence ATGGCTCAGGAGCAGAAGCAGCCGCGCAAGTCCGACGAGACGGAGGAGACGACCGAGGTCGCCCCCGAGACCGACGTCGCCGAGCGCAAGGAGGCCCTCGACGACGACGTCGACGCGATCCTCGACGAGATCGACGACGTCCTCGAGACCAACGCCGAGGACTTCGTGAAGTCGTTCATCCAGAAGGGCGGCGAGTAG
- the dop gene encoding depupylase/deamidase Dop has product MSVRRVMGTEVEYGISVQGQPTANPMVASSQVVNAYATATVRARRARWDFEEESPLRDARGFDMSRQIADPSQLTDEDLGLANVILTNGARLYVDHAHPEYSTPEVVTPLDVVRWDKAGEQVMLDAARRAQQLPGNPAIVLYKNNTDNKGASYGAHENYLMRRSTPFADIVRHLTPFFVSRQVFCGAGRVGKGQDGRDHGFQISQRADFFEVEVGLETTLKRPIINTRDEPHADPERYRRLHVIIGDANLAEVATYLKVGTTSLVLAMIEDRFISRDLAVDTPVAALRAVSHDPTLKQTVTLADGRRLTGVQLQLEYLDLARKYVEDRYGADADAQTVDVLARWDDVLARLESDPMSLADQLDWLAKLRLIEQYRSRDGLAWDDAKLQLIDYQYSDIRPEKGLYHRLVGAGRIQRLLTDTEVEQAMTNPPDETRAYFRGRCLEKYAPDIAAASWDSVIFDLPGRESLQRVPTIDPLRGSKAHVGELIDRCANAEELVRALSR; this is encoded by the coding sequence ATGAGCGTGCGCCGCGTGATGGGCACCGAGGTCGAGTACGGCATCTCGGTCCAGGGCCAGCCGACGGCCAACCCGATGGTGGCGTCGTCGCAGGTCGTCAACGCCTACGCGACGGCCACCGTGCGGGCCCGGCGAGCGCGCTGGGACTTCGAGGAGGAGTCGCCGCTGCGCGACGCCCGCGGCTTCGACATGTCGCGGCAGATCGCCGACCCGAGCCAGCTCACCGACGAGGACCTCGGCCTCGCCAACGTGATCCTGACCAACGGCGCCCGGCTGTACGTCGACCACGCCCACCCGGAGTACTCCACGCCGGAGGTCGTCACCCCGCTCGACGTCGTCCGGTGGGACAAGGCGGGGGAGCAGGTCATGCTCGACGCTGCTCGGCGCGCCCAGCAGCTGCCCGGCAACCCGGCGATCGTCCTCTACAAGAACAACACCGACAACAAGGGCGCCTCCTACGGCGCGCACGAGAACTACCTCATGCGCCGCTCCACGCCCTTCGCCGACATCGTCCGCCACCTCACGCCGTTCTTCGTCAGCCGCCAGGTCTTCTGCGGTGCCGGGCGGGTCGGCAAGGGTCAGGACGGGCGCGATCACGGCTTCCAGATCAGCCAGCGCGCGGACTTCTTCGAGGTCGAGGTCGGCCTGGAGACCACGCTCAAGCGGCCGATCATCAACACCCGCGACGAGCCCCACGCGGACCCCGAGCGCTACCGGCGGCTCCACGTGATCATCGGCGACGCGAACCTGGCCGAGGTGGCGACGTACCTCAAGGTCGGCACGACCTCCCTCGTCCTCGCGATGATCGAGGACCGGTTCATCAGCCGCGACCTGGCCGTCGACACGCCGGTCGCCGCGCTGCGGGCGGTCTCCCACGACCCGACGCTGAAGCAGACGGTCACCCTGGCCGACGGGCGCCGGCTCACCGGCGTCCAGCTCCAGCTGGAGTACCTCGACCTGGCGAGGAAGTACGTCGAGGACCGCTACGGCGCCGACGCGGACGCCCAGACCGTCGACGTGCTCGCCCGCTGGGACGACGTGCTCGCCCGGCTGGAGTCCGACCCGATGTCGCTCGCCGACCAGCTCGACTGGCTCGCCAAGCTCCGGCTGATCGAGCAGTACCGCTCCCGCGACGGACTCGCGTGGGACGACGCGAAGCTGCAGCTGATCGACTACCAGTACTCCGACATCCGGCCCGAGAAGGGCCTCTACCACCGCCTGGTCGGCGCCGGGCGGATCCAGCGGCTGCTCACCGACACCGAGGTCGAGCAGGCGATGACGAACCCGCCCGACGAGACCCGCGCCTACTTCCGTGGCCGGTGCCTGGAGAAGTACGCCCCCGACATCGCCGCCGCGTCCTGGGACTCGGTCATCTTCGACCTGCCCGGCCGCGAGTCCCTCCAGCGGGTCCCCACCATCGACCCGCTGCGCGGCAGCAAGGCGCACGTCGGCGAGCTGATCGACCGGTGCGCGAACGCCGAGGAGCTGGTCCGCGCGCTCAGCCGCTGA
- a CDS encoding serine protease, with protein sequence MLRAHRPTAVLALLALLLGLLTALAAPTGAARADGGGTEADAPPFVSWRPGDPPPAEVLAAATSPSDPDLRIVGGTEVSHSKYPWQAQLLTPAGQHHCGGTLIHTRLVLTAAHCFLTVPNPRVVLGATQTNSGGVEVPVNTFYYPTAFDGRRNDYAVIVLGAAAPSAYTPIRVAGPGEEALWRQGRPAVVTGYGLTSEGGSLSPQLREAAVSVLGDAACQAPTAYGADYAAAVMLCAGVSGGGRDACQGDSGGPLVARTDGGWRLVGIVSFGQGCARPDKPGVYTKAGSPSVSTIIQAMATQARIDNPANFPGQESIVTVVGSGAVPFGCTAATNEANVANATAGATKSALTKAKKKLKKAKKRFGSSSPKAKKAKKKATKAKKGNNAAQAAASAANSQRASACT encoded by the coding sequence ATGCTTCGTGCCCATCGACCGACCGCCGTGCTCGCGCTGCTGGCGCTGCTGCTCGGCCTGCTCACCGCCCTCGCGGCGCCGACCGGTGCCGCTCGGGCCGACGGGGGCGGGACGGAGGCCGACGCCCCACCGTTCGTATCGTGGCGCCCGGGTGACCCGCCGCCCGCGGAGGTTCTGGCCGCCGCGACCTCCCCGTCCGACCCGGACCTGCGGATCGTCGGCGGCACCGAGGTCAGCCACTCCAAGTACCCGTGGCAGGCCCAGCTCCTCACACCGGCCGGCCAACACCACTGCGGCGGCACTCTCATCCACACCCGGCTGGTGCTGACCGCCGCCCACTGCTTCCTCACGGTCCCCAATCCCAGGGTCGTGCTGGGCGCCACCCAGACGAACTCCGGCGGCGTCGAAGTTCCGGTCAACACCTTCTACTATCCGACGGCCTTCGACGGCCGCCGCAACGACTACGCCGTGATCGTCCTGGGCGCGGCGGCGCCCAGCGCGTACACCCCCATCCGCGTCGCAGGTCCGGGTGAGGAGGCGCTGTGGCGCCAGGGACGCCCCGCGGTGGTCACCGGCTACGGCCTGACCTCGGAGGGCGGGTCGCTGAGCCCGCAGCTGCGTGAGGCGGCCGTGTCGGTGCTCGGTGACGCCGCCTGCCAGGCGCCGACCGCCTACGGCGCCGACTACGCCGCAGCGGTGATGCTCTGCGCCGGCGTGAGCGGCGGCGGCCGCGACGCCTGCCAGGGCGACAGCGGCGGCCCGCTGGTGGCCCGCACCGACGGCGGGTGGCGGCTGGTCGGCATCGTGAGCTTCGGACAGGGCTGCGCCCGGCCGGACAAGCCCGGGGTCTACACCAAGGCCGGCTCGCCGAGCGTCAGCACCATCATCCAGGCCATGGCCACCCAGGCTCGGATCGACAACCCGGCCAACTTCCCGGGCCAGGAGAGCATCGTCACCGTCGTCGGCTCCGGGGCCGTTCCGTTCGGCTGTACCGCCGCCACCAACGAGGCGAACGTGGCCAACGCGACGGCCGGCGCGACCAAGTCCGCGCTCACCAAGGCCAAGAAGAAGCTCAAGAAGGCGAAGAAGAGGTTCGGCAGCTCCTCGCCGAAGGCGAAGAAGGCCAAGAAGAAGGCCACCAAGGCCAAGAAGGGCAACAACGCCGCGCAGGCGGCCGCCAGCGCAGCGAACAGCCAGCGGGCCTCGGCCTGCACCTGA
- a CDS encoding BTAD domain-containing putative transcriptional regulator: MPDIELRVLCPCTLVGPEGESLGSPTLAQRRLLERLALASPSPVPVEVLAEAIWEGEPPRHLRATIQNQVSRVRAAYGDAVVATTPTGYRLGVPTDVARLGALAAEAELLLERGDPRACFQLADTVLPEWGERPYDALDHLPAVSAARRSHAATRRGVENIRLAAAIALPRPAWALTEAERLAAESPYDEWRQAMLAEALALAGRRGEALAAVSAARRRLRGDLGLEAGPLLEAVEARLLNPVATTAGGAPRHGGTTEYVGREQELRAVLAGVARGGVVQVHGEPGSGVTRLLVETGGHLRALGIRVVHVAAPDHLDSAVGVLRAVLEELGADPGPAGVLAGFAGAVAAAAATVPIAVVVDDSDALGPSALAALVEAARAERVLLIHGGHGRSDQSVAVDPPAEHVALDGLGRDAVGHIAVERTGGEATAAAIDRLLSYTGGNPLILGLVLASADPLLEGAERRGLVAELGQLAVALLRDLDRDGRRMVVRAAVAGDGFPAAALGEGELPGHIVTVTAGGGIQFRHGALGDAVYAEQPPSLRQELHAELGRAAREAGAAPLVVARQLLAAGPLATGEAVEACRAAAADAARDGAHRDAVEWLERALATGVSDARLVLALRIWLGDERRLAGDPDHLPTLVEALREALLLGDEELVSDACFALLQLGGTTASGMPPDGVPELLDQVLAVLRTPALRAPVCGAASLAWSHTPEAPRGRALFEEAERLATTHADRARVLPFTYMSLGMPGDLDRRRALTEELLDIGERTGEPVARFEAWHLMFSVRMQEGDGIGLREAVDRMAALVDQVGDVGRRWALTYARAAVAHLDGDDAAAERIAAEAGAFFGPVSASRAFAAEAGQLLGLRLTQGRLEELTETLELLVAGQPGVPAWHAALALAAMAAGRPASLVRRHATLALEEVPEDSTWLATHVIGARAAATAGDRELARRYLERLRPWTDRAVWQGTCCYGPVDTALAVLHRALGDPAATAEHAARARATTSRLRAAPYAVELDRLGL; this comes from the coding sequence GTGCCCGACATCGAGCTGCGCGTGCTCTGCCCGTGCACGCTCGTCGGCCCTGAGGGGGAGTCCCTGGGGAGCCCGACGCTCGCCCAGCGCCGGCTCCTGGAGCGGCTCGCGCTGGCCTCCCCCTCGCCGGTGCCGGTCGAGGTGCTGGCCGAGGCGATCTGGGAGGGGGAGCCCCCGCGCCACCTGCGCGCCACGATCCAGAACCAGGTGAGCCGGGTCCGGGCGGCGTACGGCGACGCCGTGGTCGCGACGACCCCGACCGGCTACCGGCTCGGCGTACCGACGGACGTCGCGCGGCTGGGCGCCCTCGCCGCGGAGGCCGAGCTCCTGCTGGAGCGCGGCGACCCGCGGGCCTGCTTCCAGCTGGCCGACACCGTCCTGCCGGAGTGGGGCGAGCGACCCTACGACGCCCTCGACCACCTGCCGGCGGTGAGCGCCGCGCGCCGCTCCCACGCGGCCACCCGGCGCGGCGTCGAGAACATCCGGCTGGCTGCGGCGATCGCGCTGCCGCGACCCGCGTGGGCGCTGACCGAGGCGGAGCGGCTGGCCGCGGAGTCGCCGTACGACGAGTGGCGGCAGGCGATGCTGGCCGAGGCGCTCGCCCTCGCCGGGCGGCGCGGCGAGGCGCTGGCCGCGGTCTCCGCGGCCCGTCGACGGCTGCGCGGCGACCTCGGGCTGGAGGCGGGTCCGCTGCTGGAGGCGGTCGAAGCCCGGCTGCTCAACCCGGTCGCCACGACGGCGGGAGGCGCGCCTCGGCACGGCGGCACGACGGAGTACGTCGGCCGCGAGCAGGAGCTCCGCGCGGTCCTGGCCGGGGTGGCCCGCGGCGGCGTCGTCCAGGTCCACGGCGAGCCCGGGTCCGGCGTCACCCGGCTGCTCGTCGAGACCGGGGGCCACCTCCGGGCCCTCGGGATCCGCGTGGTCCACGTCGCCGCGCCGGACCACCTCGACTCCGCTGTGGGCGTGCTGCGGGCGGTGCTGGAGGAGCTGGGTGCGGATCCCGGTCCGGCCGGCGTCCTCGCTGGGTTCGCCGGTGCGGTCGCCGCCGCGGCCGCCACGGTGCCGATCGCGGTCGTCGTCGACGACTCCGACGCGCTCGGGCCGTCGGCGCTCGCCGCACTGGTCGAGGCCGCCCGCGCCGAGCGCGTGCTGCTGATCCACGGTGGCCACGGCCGATCGGACCAGTCGGTCGCCGTTGACCCGCCCGCGGAGCACGTGGCGCTCGACGGCCTCGGCCGCGACGCGGTGGGGCACATCGCCGTGGAACGCACGGGCGGAGAGGCCACGGCCGCCGCCATCGACCGGCTGCTGTCGTACACGGGCGGCAACCCGCTCATCCTCGGACTGGTGCTCGCCAGCGCCGACCCTCTCCTGGAGGGCGCGGAGCGCCGGGGCCTGGTCGCCGAGCTCGGTCAGCTCGCCGTCGCCCTGCTGCGCGACCTCGACCGTGACGGCCGGCGGATGGTGGTCCGCGCCGCCGTCGCCGGGGACGGGTTCCCTGCCGCCGCCCTCGGCGAGGGCGAGCTGCCCGGTCACATCGTGACGGTGACCGCGGGCGGCGGCATCCAGTTCCGCCATGGTGCGCTCGGCGACGCGGTGTACGCCGAGCAGCCGCCGTCGCTGCGCCAGGAGCTCCACGCCGAGCTGGGCCGCGCGGCCCGGGAGGCGGGCGCGGCGCCCTTGGTGGTGGCGCGCCAGCTCCTCGCTGCCGGGCCGCTGGCGACCGGCGAGGCGGTCGAGGCCTGCCGGGCCGCGGCGGCCGACGCCGCGCGCGACGGCGCCCACCGCGACGCGGTCGAGTGGCTGGAGCGGGCGCTGGCGACCGGGGTCTCCGATGCACGGCTGGTGCTCGCCCTCCGGATCTGGCTGGGCGACGAGCGGCGCCTCGCGGGCGACCCGGACCACCTGCCCACCCTCGTGGAGGCGCTGCGGGAGGCCCTGCTCCTCGGCGACGAGGAGCTCGTCTCGGACGCCTGCTTCGCGCTGCTCCAGCTCGGGGGCACCACCGCCAGCGGCATGCCGCCCGACGGCGTACCGGAGCTGCTGGACCAGGTGCTCGCCGTGCTCCGCACACCGGCCCTGCGCGCCCCGGTCTGCGGCGCGGCCAGCCTCGCCTGGTCCCACACCCCGGAGGCGCCGCGCGGTCGCGCGCTGTTCGAGGAGGCGGAGCGGCTGGCGACGACCCACGCCGACCGGGCCCGGGTGCTGCCGTTCACCTACATGTCGCTGGGGATGCCCGGCGACCTCGACCGGCGGCGCGCGCTGACCGAGGAGCTGCTCGACATCGGCGAGCGCACCGGGGAGCCCGTCGCGCGGTTCGAGGCGTGGCACCTGATGTTCTCGGTGCGGATGCAGGAGGGCGACGGCATCGGGCTCCGGGAGGCCGTGGACCGGATGGCCGCCCTGGTGGACCAGGTGGGCGATGTCGGCCGGCGGTGGGCGCTCACCTACGCCCGCGCGGCCGTCGCCCACCTCGACGGCGACGACGCCGCGGCCGAGCGCATCGCGGCGGAGGCCGGGGCCTTCTTCGGGCCGGTCTCCGCGTCGCGGGCCTTCGCCGCGGAGGCCGGCCAGCTGCTCGGCCTGCGCCTGACGCAGGGCCGCCTCGAGGAGCTCACCGAGACGCTGGAGCTGCTGGTGGCGGGACAGCCCGGCGTACCGGCCTGGCACGCCGCGCTGGCGCTCGCGGCGATGGCCGCGGGGCGGCCGGCGTCGCTGGTCCGTCGGCACGCGACGCTCGCCCTGGAGGAGGTGCCGGAGGACTCCACCTGGCTCGCCACGCATGTCATCGGCGCCCGTGCGGCGGCGACGGCCGGCGACCGGGAGCTGGCGCGGCGCTACCTCGAGCGGCTCAGGCCGTGGACGGACCGGGCGGTGTGGCAGGGCACCTGCTGCTACGGGCCCGTCGACACCGCCCTGGCGGTGCTGCACCGCGCGCTCGGCGACCCTGCGGCGACCGCCGAGCACGCCGCGCGTGCCCGCGCCACGACCTCCCGGCTGCGCGCCGCGCCGTACGCCGTGGAGCTCGACCGCCTCGGTCTGTGA